In the Diprion similis isolate iyDipSimi1 chromosome 2, iyDipSimi1.1, whole genome shotgun sequence genome, one interval contains:
- the LOC124416180 gene encoding uncharacterized protein LOC124416180 — protein sequence MSSHQSDFVNADVLDPDDPETSVTENRDVDKNEHSTRSSRTTRTIPIVLDGKFFKIIKQKDENVQAECTQCKRTIKGRFGATTNFLNHLKVKGHSIEEYLKYKSTQEKNPLKRLRDDNNTMNTQVSKKPKQNILPNAFSRNSQNTADELITSFVVETMSPMSIVEHEAFKKLISGIHKLQNPISVMTRKTLHTKIDRMNTDIMKILLSTLESIEYVCTTADIWSSSKRSFLGVTVHWIDDTFERQSAALACRRFKGTHSYDKIAELLHDIHSEFKLDSKKIVKTTTDNASNMVKAFNMYSQHENSNNLEEDDNDDEDENEILFTGIGQDNFTNDSNDLVLPEHQRCASHTLNLIAAVDIKAALKPSSGSSVYNRVHHSAFGKCSSLWTLTSRSPKAAETYKDITKKSPSSPCPTRWNSTYDCLCDLMKVKDFLGEVCHALERPKFKETDFEFMAEYIECMQPIAQALDRLQGQKNCFYGELLPILLQVRKALLKLQLRHLKYCSRLVEVLLGSLETRFHDFYSFSSQTNDAILASVSHPFFKLRWVPKEKRNDVKDLLLNEVESLYSRNDSKKVNDKNDTTGYSDSSQSFFLFEEGTSSDESSLNVSTKNSVQLQCLQYIQNGDTSLDSLNHYPAIKALFFKYNTALPSSAPVERLFSYGGMVMRPSRRSMDDATFESQLLVKANMSLKKRK from the exons ATGTCAAGTCATCAGAGTGATTTTGTAAATGCTGATGTACTGGATCCAGATGACCCAGAAACGTCTGTAACTGAAAACCGAGACGTAGACAAAAATGAGCACAGCACACGTTCTAGTCGTACGACTCGTACGATACCCATTGTATTGGATGGCAAATTCTTCAAGATTATTAAACAGAAAGACGAAAACGTGCAAGCAGAATGTACGCAGTGCAAACGCACGATCAAGGGTCGATTTGGTGCGacgacgaattttttaaaccatcTCAAG GTGAAAGGTCATTCCATAGAGGAATATTTGAAGTACAAAAGTACACAGGAAAAGAACCCATTGAAGAGGCTCagagatgataataatactatGAATACTCAAGTAtcaaaaaaaccaaaacagaATATACTACCCAACGCCTTCTCACGTAATAGTCAAAACACAGCGGACGAACTAATCACATCATTTGTTGTTGAGACGATGTCTCCAATGTCTATTGTAGAACACGAAGCATTCAAAAAACTCATATCTG GCATCCATAAGCTGCAAAATCCTATCTCGGTAATGACAAGGAAAACACTCCATACGAAAATTGACAGGATGAATACCGATATCATGAAAATTCTGTTATCGACGTTAGAGTCGATTGAGTACGTATGTACTACAGCCGACATTTGGTCATCATCAAAGCGCAGTTTTCTTGGGGTCACTGTACACTGG ATAGATGACACTTTCGAAAGACAGAGCGCCGCCTTAGCCTGCCGCAGATTCAAGGGTACTCATTCCTACGACAAAATCGCAGAATTACTCCACGATATACATAGTGAATTTAAacttgattcaaaaaaaattgttaaaactaCAACTGACAATGCGTCAAACATGGTAAAAGCTTTCAACATGTACAGTCAGCATGAAAACTCAAACAATCTTGAGGAAGACGATAATGATGACGAAGACGAAAACGAAATCCTGTTCACTGGAATTGGTCAAGATAATTTTACCAACGACAGTAACGACCTAGTACTACCAGAACATCAACGATGTGCAAGTCACACTCTTAACCTGATCGCTGCTGTAGATATCAAAGCAGCGTTAAAACCATCCTCTGGTAGTTCCGTTTATAATAGAGTTCATCACTCTGCGTTTGGAAAATGTTCTTCTCTATGGACTCTCACATCAAGATCTCCGAAAGCAGCAGAGACGTACAAAGATATAACTAAAAAATCCCCCAGTTCGCCGTGTCCAACTCGATGGAATTCGACATACGATTGTCTCTGCGATTTAATGAAAGTTAAGGATTTCCTTGGAGAAGTATGCCATGCATTGGAACGTCCAAAATTCAAAGAGACTGACTTTGAATTCATGGCGGAATATATTGAGTGTATGCAACCCATCGCCCAAGCCTTGGATAGACTGCAAGGGCaaaagaattgtttttatGGCGAACTATTACCGATCTTACTGCAAGTACGAAAAGCCCTTTTGAAGTTGCAGCTGCGTCATTTGAAGTACTGTTCACGTTTAGTGGAAGTCCTTCTAGGAAGTTTGGAGACGAGATTCCacgatttttattcgttttcgtCCCAAACCAATGATGCAATACTAGCATCTGTGAGCCATCCTTTCTTTAAACTTCGATGGGTgccaaaagagaaaagaaacgatgTAAAAGATCTCCTTTTGAACGAAGTCGAATCTTTGTACAGCAGGAATGATTCCAAAAAGGTCAATGACAAGAATGACACGACCGGATACAGTGACAGCagtcaaagtttctttttgtttGAAGAAGGAACGTCCTCAGATGAAAGTAGTTTGAATGTTTCCACCAAAAACAGTGTCCAACTACAATGTTTGCAATACATACAAAACGGTGACACGTCGTTGGATTCTTTGAATCACTATCCAGCAATAAAAGCcctgtttttcaaatacaatACGGCACTACCCTCGTCCGCACCAGTCGAGCGCTTGTTCTCGTATGGTGGCATGGTGATGAGGCCGAGTAGGCGAAGCATGGACGATGCTACGTTTGAGTCACAATTACTTGTGAAGGCAAATAtgtcattaaaaaaaagaaagtga